The following coding sequences are from one Pseudonocardia sp. EC080619-01 window:
- a CDS encoding glycosyltransferase: METYLEWLAGELTTRGHEVALFGMEAPSGSSPIAPGSPRFETPARSYTSGSLRERLDDAASSVYSVANGRRMTAALEQFAPDVVHFHGTCYQLTSAVVRAAGGRGIGRVVTAHEYKLVCANQRLWADSTSDLCQVCVGASPVRRAINPVRRRCIKGSLGASAVGGVETIVSDRIMRGAGDMIVHCPSRFMEQTLHADGWSSARTEVLDLPWRETPHRRDAEATGLLYMGRLAPEKDVLTVLQAWKALGTRTGDRILTIAGTGADEPQLHRYVAEHAVDRVCFVGHLTPDQIGATLRTTAATLHPAIWFENSPFSVRESLMARVPALVADRGGMPELVTDGVTGMVSEHSVAGWSGTIERFLGGEIASPQAFEEELADRVTSGDQHFRALTGLYGRAQAAAAIRTSR, translated from the coding sequence GTGGAGACGTACCTGGAATGGCTCGCGGGCGAGCTCACAACCCGCGGTCACGAGGTGGCCTTGTTCGGGATGGAGGCACCGAGTGGATCGTCGCCCATCGCGCCCGGCTCTCCTCGATTCGAGACGCCCGCTCGCAGCTACACATCCGGAAGTCTTCGGGAGCGGCTCGACGACGCGGCGAGCAGCGTCTACTCGGTGGCGAACGGACGACGGATGACGGCGGCACTGGAGCAGTTCGCGCCGGATGTCGTGCACTTCCACGGCACCTGCTACCAGTTGACGAGCGCCGTCGTCCGGGCTGCCGGCGGGCGCGGGATCGGTCGCGTCGTGACTGCGCACGAGTACAAGCTCGTGTGCGCGAACCAACGCCTGTGGGCCGACTCCACGTCCGACCTGTGCCAGGTGTGCGTCGGCGCTTCTCCGGTGCGTCGCGCGATCAACCCGGTGCGGCGCCGGTGCATCAAAGGCAGCCTCGGCGCGTCCGCGGTGGGTGGAGTCGAGACGATCGTCAGCGACCGGATCATGCGTGGTGCCGGCGACATGATCGTCCACTGCCCGTCGCGATTCATGGAGCAGACGCTGCACGCAGACGGATGGTCGTCGGCACGGACTGAGGTGCTCGATCTTCCCTGGCGAGAGACTCCCCACCGTCGGGATGCCGAGGCGACCGGTCTGCTCTACATGGGCCGGCTCGCACCGGAGAAGGACGTACTGACCGTCCTACAGGCATGGAAGGCACTCGGTACGCGCACCGGCGACCGCATACTGACGATCGCCGGCACGGGAGCCGACGAACCGCAGCTGCACCGCTACGTGGCGGAGCACGCGGTGGACCGCGTCTGCTTCGTCGGACACCTCACTCCCGACCAGATCGGTGCGACCCTGCGGACCACCGCCGCGACGCTGCACCCTGCGATCTGGTTCGAGAACAGCCCGTTCAGCGTGCGGGAGAGCCTCATGGCTCGCGTGCCCGCTCTGGTGGCGGACCGTGGGGGCATGCCGGAGCTGGTCACCGACGGGGTGACCGGGATGGTGTCCGAACACTCGGTCGCGGGATGGAGCGGGACGATCGAGCGGTTCCTCGGCGGTGAGATCGCTTCACCACAGGCGTTCGAGGAGGAGTTGGCCGATCGGGTGACGAGTGGGGATCAGCACTTCCGCGCGCTCACGGGGCTGTACGGGCGGGCACAGGCTGCCGCCGCGATCCGGACCTCTCGATGA
- a CDS encoding lipopolysaccharide biosynthesis protein: MRKTFLSASIARVAGAVAQAAMGIALARSVAPSEYGVVTALIGVFLVWFIVADVGMSSFAGRSYAVGKIDEVRTILWFSGRAALGGTIGGVALLALVVPGVPRTLLAALSLLVIAQGLEKYCETRLAVVIAADLATAVATSILLRRLVSCAVFLLLLVADAGPGTMLYAIGMASGAAIGSVHIRQLLRRHGVVARRATAVVDVLRRSVPFAINDLSVQSRALDVFLVAALTSPAGAGFYSAASKLTSPFQLLSSTLAAVVLPATARADYGARRRLLRAVVGLTAVLTILAAPVGWFGTEVSVLLLGDAYASAGPLVAVFVVTFPVVALATPLAALLQGMGRERFVGLQSLVSSVLLLGAVAAGGWWWDEMGAATGFAVAAVGKYLSLALAAFVGTRRERSVATQARE, translated from the coding sequence ATGAGGAAGACATTCCTCTCCGCCTCGATCGCCCGAGTGGCGGGTGCCGTCGCGCAGGCGGCGATGGGCATCGCGCTTGCGCGCTCAGTGGCACCGTCCGAGTACGGCGTCGTGACCGCACTGATCGGCGTGTTCCTGGTGTGGTTCATCGTCGCCGACGTCGGCATGTCCAGCTTCGCCGGCCGCTCGTACGCCGTAGGCAAGATCGACGAGGTCCGCACGATCCTCTGGTTCAGCGGACGGGCGGCTCTCGGCGGCACCATCGGCGGTGTCGCCCTCCTGGCGCTGGTCGTCCCCGGAGTCCCCAGGACGCTGCTCGCTGCACTGTCGCTGCTGGTCATCGCCCAAGGGCTGGAGAAGTACTGCGAGACCAGGCTCGCGGTCGTCATCGCCGCCGACCTCGCCACGGCGGTCGCTACGTCGATCCTGCTCCGCCGTCTCGTGAGTTGCGCGGTGTTCCTGCTCCTGCTCGTCGCCGACGCGGGTCCGGGCACGATGCTGTACGCGATCGGTATGGCTTCGGGCGCCGCAATCGGATCGGTACACATCAGACAGCTGCTGCGGCGACATGGCGTCGTCGCTCGGCGAGCGACTGCCGTCGTAGACGTCTTGCGCAGATCGGTGCCCTTTGCGATCAATGACCTGTCCGTCCAGAGCCGTGCCCTGGACGTGTTTCTCGTGGCCGCACTGACCTCACCGGCCGGTGCCGGGTTCTACTCGGCCGCGTCGAAGCTGACGTCTCCGTTCCAACTCCTGTCCTCCACCTTGGCCGCGGTGGTGCTCCCGGCAACAGCGCGGGCGGACTACGGTGCTCGCCGCCGGCTGCTGCGCGCTGTCGTGGGACTCACCGCTGTGCTGACCATCCTGGCGGCACCTGTCGGATGGTTCGGCACCGAGGTGAGTGTCCTGCTGCTCGGCGATGCCTACGCCTCGGCCGGACCCCTCGTCGCGGTGTTCGTCGTGACCTTCCCCGTCGTCGCCCTGGCCACTCCACTTGCAGCCTTGCTGCAGGGGATGGGGCGTGAACGATTCGTCGGGCTCCAGAGCCTTGTCAGCTCGGTCCTGCTCCTCGGCGCTGTCGCCGCTGGTGGATGGTGGTGGGACGAGATGGGCGCCGCGACGGGGTTCGCCGTCGCGGCGGTGGGGAAGTACTTGAGTCTCGCTCTGGCGGCCTTCGTCGGGACCCGTCGGGAGCGGTCCGTCGCCACACAGGCACGGGAATGA
- a CDS encoding glycosyltransferase, giving the protein MHVLFVAHSSTTAGAERTLVALASAAVRCGDQVTVSIPRKGPIERLIRDRLPGAEVIVQPCQWWMGVRHRTFTGALRTLQSLAQLVPWLMLLRRTRPDAVVIGSTVTPAPLLAAVLAGTPRSIILGESIRSNPTLRSPIPKALIVRALDAWSDVSIAVSEYAASQYRRPTLIEYPPIEIPETVSEVRDEPPHMLVAVLLGTLSTEKGQFDLVEAARRIVASGAPVRIELYGDAAPDDLARLHDMIWDADVESVLRYRGASSNPIGVLAGADVSLVCSRNEAYGRVTIESVLVGTPVVGYDLGGTREILRDGGGILIEPAPAAMASILGRLARDPAALRGLRSSAAERARSRAGVGDADRQWSRLRDALARERLR; this is encoded by the coding sequence ATGCACGTCCTCTTCGTCGCTCACTCGTCGACGACGGCGGGAGCCGAACGCACACTCGTCGCCCTTGCCTCCGCCGCGGTCCGATGTGGAGACCAGGTCACCGTGTCGATTCCACGCAAGGGGCCCATCGAGCGGTTGATCCGTGACCGGCTGCCGGGGGCGGAAGTGATCGTCCAGCCCTGCCAGTGGTGGATGGGAGTCCGGCATCGGACCTTTACGGGGGCGTTGCGAACCCTCCAGTCGCTAGCCCAGCTCGTTCCCTGGCTCATGCTGTTACGTCGGACGAGACCCGACGCCGTCGTCATCGGGTCGACGGTCACCCCCGCGCCGCTCTTGGCTGCGGTACTCGCAGGCACACCCCGATCGATCATTCTCGGCGAGAGCATCCGCTCGAACCCGACCTTGCGTTCGCCGATCCCGAAAGCTCTGATCGTGCGCGCTCTCGATGCGTGGTCCGACGTCAGTATCGCCGTTTCGGAGTATGCGGCCTCCCAGTACCGGCGGCCGACGTTGATCGAGTACCCGCCCATCGAGATCCCGGAGACGGTCAGCGAGGTCCGCGACGAGCCCCCGCACATGCTGGTGGCCGTCCTGCTGGGCACCCTCTCCACGGAGAAAGGCCAGTTCGATCTCGTCGAGGCTGCGAGGCGAATCGTCGCGAGCGGTGCACCGGTGCGGATCGAGTTGTACGGCGACGCAGCCCCCGACGACCTTGCACGACTGCACGACATGATCTGGGATGCCGATGTCGAGTCCGTGCTCCGCTACCGGGGAGCGAGCAGCAACCCGATCGGTGTTCTCGCCGGCGCGGACGTCAGCCTGGTCTGCTCACGCAACGAGGCATACGGCAGGGTGACGATCGAATCGGTCCTGGTGGGGACACCAGTCGTCGGTTACGACCTCGGGGGAACGCGGGAGATCCTCCGCGACGGCGGCGGGATCCTGATCGAGCCGGCGCCGGCCGCGATGGCGAGCATCCTGGGCCGGCTCGCCCGCGATCCGGCCGCGCTCCGCGGCCTGCGCTCATCCGCGGCAGAGCGTGCGAGGAGCCGCGCAGGCGTCGGCGATGCGGACCGCCAGTGGTCGCGCCTGCGGGATGCTCTGGCACGGGAGCGCCTCCGGTAG
- the rfbA gene encoding glucose-1-phosphate thymidylyltransferase RfbA, with translation MKGIILAGGTGSRLFPITRAVSKQLLPVYDKPMIYHPLATLMLAGIREILLISTPHDLPGFQRLLGDGSQFGLEIDYAEQRAPNGLAEAFVIGADHVRGGPSALVLGDNIFHGPSFSSTLQSAARSVATGEYGCVLFGYPVKDPQRYGVGEADIDGTLISIEEKPVEPRSDRAITGLYLYDDQVVDIAAGIGPSARGELEITDVNRAYLEQGRAHLHDLGRGFAWLDTGTHESLMEAGQYVRVLENRQGIRIACVEEVALRMGWITSEQCRALGRAQSGSGYGEYVMAVADQI, from the coding sequence GTGAAGGGCATCATCCTGGCCGGGGGGACCGGCAGCCGACTGTTTCCGATCACGCGGGCCGTGTCCAAGCAGCTTCTGCCGGTCTACGACAAGCCGATGATCTACCACCCTCTGGCCACTCTCATGCTGGCCGGCATCCGCGAGATCCTGCTCATCTCCACCCCGCACGACCTGCCCGGCTTCCAGCGGCTCCTCGGCGACGGGAGCCAGTTCGGCCTCGAGATCGACTATGCGGAGCAGCGCGCTCCGAACGGCCTGGCCGAGGCCTTCGTGATCGGCGCCGACCACGTCCGCGGCGGCCCGTCGGCACTCGTACTCGGCGACAACATCTTCCACGGTCCGTCCTTCTCCTCGACCCTGCAGAGCGCTGCGCGCAGCGTTGCGACCGGTGAGTACGGATGCGTCCTGTTCGGGTATCCCGTGAAGGATCCGCAACGCTATGGCGTCGGCGAGGCGGACATCGACGGCACACTGATCTCGATCGAGGAGAAGCCGGTCGAGCCACGCTCCGACCGAGCCATCACGGGGCTCTACCTCTACGACGACCAGGTCGTCGACATCGCCGCCGGCATCGGTCCCTCGGCCCGCGGCGAGCTTGAGATCACCGACGTCAACCGCGCCTACCTCGAGCAGGGTCGTGCCCACCTGCACGACCTCGGCCGTGGGTTCGCATGGCTGGATACCGGGACCCACGAGTCCCTCATGGAGGCGGGCCAGTACGTCCGGGTCCTGGAAAACCGCCAGGGCATCCGGATCGCCTGCGTCGAAGAGGTCGCCCTGCGCATGGGTTGGATCACCTCCGAACAGTGCCGTGCCCTCGGCCGAGCACAATCCGGATCCGGATACGGTGAATACGTCATGGCTGTCGCCGACCAGATATGA
- the rfbB gene encoding dTDP-glucose 4,6-dehydratase — protein sequence MRLVVTGGAGFIGSHFVRTLVNGGYEPFTGADVTVLDAFTYAGREENLDSVSDSPQLHLQRADIRDSVRVAEVLAGADVVVHFAAETHVDRSITGAADFVTTNVVGTQVLLQAALDLGVGRFVHVSTDEVYGSIDEGSWPENHPLEPNSPYSAAKAGSDLLARSYHRTHGLDVVITRCSNNYGPYQFPEKVIPLFVTNLLDGQRVPLYGDGLNVRDWLHVDDHCHGIALAAAKGGAGEIYNIGGGTELQNRELTARLLTAVGVGEEMIERVPDRKGHDRRYSVDWSKIHDELGYEPRRSFDDGLAETVAWYRENRGWWEPLKNGVVR from the coding sequence ATGCGACTGGTGGTCACAGGTGGTGCCGGGTTCATCGGCTCCCATTTCGTGCGAACCCTCGTGAATGGCGGCTATGAGCCGTTCACGGGTGCGGACGTGACGGTCCTGGATGCCTTCACCTACGCAGGTCGGGAGGAGAACCTCGACTCCGTCAGCGACTCTCCGCAGCTGCACCTTCAGCGAGCCGACATCCGTGACTCGGTCCGGGTCGCCGAGGTACTGGCGGGAGCGGACGTCGTCGTACACTTCGCGGCCGAGACCCACGTTGATCGATCGATCACCGGTGCCGCAGACTTCGTGACGACGAACGTCGTCGGGACTCAGGTGCTGCTACAGGCGGCGCTCGACCTGGGAGTGGGGCGTTTCGTGCACGTCTCGACCGACGAGGTCTATGGGTCGATCGACGAAGGGTCGTGGCCCGAGAACCATCCGCTGGAGCCGAACTCGCCGTACTCGGCGGCGAAGGCTGGAAGCGATCTCCTGGCGCGTTCGTACCACCGGACGCACGGACTGGATGTCGTCATCACCCGGTGCTCCAACAACTACGGGCCTTACCAGTTCCCCGAGAAGGTCATCCCGCTCTTCGTGACGAACCTGCTCGATGGGCAGAGGGTGCCGCTCTACGGCGATGGGCTGAACGTCCGGGACTGGCTACACGTCGACGACCACTGTCACGGGATCGCTCTCGCCGCAGCGAAGGGAGGGGCGGGCGAGATCTACAACATCGGCGGCGGCACGGAGCTCCAAAACCGCGAGCTCACTGCCCGACTGCTCACTGCTGTCGGCGTCGGCGAAGAGATGATCGAGCGAGTGCCGGATCGGAAGGGACACGATCGGCGGTACTCGGTGGACTGGTCCAAGATCCACGACGAGCTGGGCTACGAGCCGCGACGCTCTTTCGATGATGGGCTCGCCGAGACGGTCGCCTGGTACCGGGAGAATCGCGGCTGGTGGGAGCCGCTGAAGAACGGAGTGGTCCGGTGA
- a CDS encoding dTDP-4-dehydrorhamnose 3,5-epimerase family protein, whose amino-acid sequence MKATELGISGAWLFEPTVFPDPRGRFTAPFQGPVFREALGFDLSVMQSNQSVSSRGVVRGVHYADVPPGQAKYLYIAAGAVRDVIVDIRVGSPTFGQFEVVDLDADSMRAVYLSEGLGHAFQAMTDGTVVGYLCSTSYAPEREHGITPIDPQLAIPWVAGVEPVLSEKDREAPTLAEAEAAGSLPTWDACQDWYASLRAPH is encoded by the coding sequence GTGAAGGCCACCGAGCTCGGTATTTCGGGAGCGTGGCTGTTCGAGCCGACCGTCTTTCCTGACCCACGTGGCAGGTTCACCGCACCGTTCCAGGGACCGGTGTTTCGCGAAGCTCTCGGCTTCGACCTCTCCGTCATGCAGTCCAACCAGTCGGTGTCGTCTCGCGGAGTCGTACGCGGCGTTCACTATGCCGACGTGCCTCCGGGTCAGGCGAAGTACCTTTACATCGCGGCCGGCGCTGTGCGGGACGTCATCGTCGACATCCGTGTCGGGTCACCGACATTCGGACAGTTCGAAGTCGTCGATCTGGACGCCGACTCGATGCGAGCCGTGTACCTGTCCGAGGGGCTCGGACACGCGTTCCAGGCGATGACCGACGGCACCGTTGTGGGATACCTGTGTTCCACGTCGTACGCGCCGGAACGAGAGCACGGGATCACTCCGATCGACCCGCAACTCGCTATCCCATGGGTGGCCGGTGTCGAGCCGGTGCTGTCGGAGAAGGACCGCGAAGCACCCACGCTGGCCGAGGCTGAGGCGGCCGGATCGCTGCCGACCTGGGACGCCTGTCAGGACTGGTACGCCAGCCTCCGAGCGCCTCACTGA
- a CDS encoding sugar transferase, with the protein MTAPQRTTSTASGPVDEAVRATAAAAAVVADAVSTVVEAEGRVQVETVAADDARAVRRAGTGYAVLNAVAALVLIVLLAPVMLAVALAVRLDGGPVLFRQTRVGRDGQDFRMLKFRSMCVDAEARLAALAASNEGAGPLFKMAHDPRITPVGRIIRTFSLDELPQLFNVVGGTMALVGPRPALRREVEQYCAVARRRLSVKPGLTGLWQVSGRSDLSWDESIRLDAEYVDRWSPLFDLQILFRTVGAVLRGGGAY; encoded by the coding sequence ATGACCGCTCCCCAGCGCACGACGTCTACGGCATCCGGCCCGGTGGACGAGGCCGTTCGCGCCACCGCCGCTGCCGCCGCCGTCGTCGCCGACGCCGTCTCGACCGTCGTCGAGGCCGAGGGGCGCGTCCAGGTGGAGACCGTCGCCGCGGACGACGCGCGTGCGGTCCGGCGTGCAGGCACCGGGTACGCGGTCCTCAACGCGGTCGCCGCGCTGGTGCTGATCGTGCTGCTGGCGCCGGTCATGCTGGCGGTCGCCCTCGCGGTCAGGCTCGACGGAGGCCCGGTCCTCTTCCGGCAGACCCGCGTCGGCCGTGACGGCCAGGACTTCCGGATGCTCAAGTTCCGCTCGATGTGTGTCGACGCCGAGGCCCGCCTCGCCGCCCTGGCCGCGAGCAACGAGGGCGCCGGCCCCCTGTTCAAGATGGCGCACGACCCGCGGATCACTCCGGTCGGCCGGATCATCCGCACCTTCTCCCTCGACGAGCTGCCCCAGCTGTTCAACGTCGTCGGCGGCACGATGGCCCTGGTCGGGCCGCGCCCGGCGCTCCGCCGGGAGGTCGAGCAGTACTGCGCCGTCGCCCGCCGCCGGCTCTCGGTGAAGCCGGGCCTCACCGGCCTCTGGCAGGTCTCCGGCCGCAGCGACCTGAGCTGGGACGAGTCGATCCGCCTCGACGCCGAATACGTCGACCGCTGGTCCCCGCTGTTCGACCTGCAGATCCTCTTCCGCACCGTCGGCGCCGTCCTGCGCGGCGGCGGCGCGTACTGA
- a CDS encoding low molecular weight phosphatase family protein, with product MTSLVERAVPQQRVQPVHVPDRAGVQARGPRHARRPGPDDRFRVLVVCTGNICRSPAGELLMRHLLVGRLGGRAAGRVEVSSAGVRAVVGHGMHPLSRAQLAPWGLDSRADGFVARQLDDAVVDGVDLVLGANVRHRSAVLERHPELLDRTFALREFARLSAAVDAASLPSDLVGRGRALVEAARALRGTVPPADDTVPDPMGEPEQAHRDAVGLIFGAMHGIVDVLAPRQRVATG from the coding sequence GTGACGTCGTTGGTGGAGCGTGCGGTGCCGCAGCAGCGGGTGCAGCCGGTGCACGTCCCGGACCGGGCCGGGGTGCAGGCCCGCGGGCCACGCCACGCCCGCCGGCCGGGACCGGACGACCGGTTCCGCGTGCTCGTCGTCTGCACGGGCAACATCTGCCGGTCCCCGGCCGGTGAGCTGCTGATGCGCCACCTGCTCGTCGGGCGTCTGGGCGGTCGTGCGGCCGGCCGCGTCGAGGTGTCGAGCGCCGGTGTCCGCGCCGTCGTCGGGCACGGGATGCACCCGCTGTCCCGGGCGCAGCTGGCGCCGTGGGGACTGGACTCCCGGGCGGACGGGTTCGTCGCGCGGCAGCTGGACGACGCCGTCGTCGACGGGGTGGATCTCGTCCTGGGTGCGAACGTCCGGCACCGCTCGGCCGTGCTGGAGCGTCACCCGGAGCTGCTGGACCGGACGTTCGCGCTGCGGGAGTTCGCCCGGCTCTCCGCCGCGGTGGACGCCGCGTCGCTCCCGTCCGACCTGGTCGGGCGCGGCCGGGCACTGGTCGAGGCCGCCCGTGCGCTGCGGGGCACCGTCCCGCCGGCGGACGACACCGTCCCGGACCCGATGGGGGAGCCGGAGCAGGCGCACCGCGACGCCGTCGGGCTGATCTTCGGGGCGATGCACGGGATCGTGGACGTCCTCGCGCCGCGGCAGCGGGTCGCCACCGGCTGA